A portion of the Edaphobacter lichenicola genome contains these proteins:
- a CDS encoding helix-turn-helix domain-containing protein has product MLQSFCKPAPGLQQFVRFYTQRQMRIDGPGVVHPVTARAVPMLEFELGEPINAFYHEERSLKKSPEVTLVGPQTHRRVDLLLRGALEHFVIMFQPDGLSRLFSVPMGELTDEDFDGHAVLGTAISEVYQRLGDCKTFEERVSFVDAFLLRRALTSSSHDAISVAANRILLRGGRVAVTDLADRAGLSTRQFQRRFMQQVGMRPKLFGRIARFEAALDGKARFAAKSWTDVAHQFGYHDQMHMVHDFGEFTGETPTKTLSQLKAVFSGRLLTARSTETSETDDGDPRVFF; this is encoded by the coding sequence ATGCTCCAGAGCTTCTGCAAGCCGGCACCGGGGTTGCAACAATTTGTCCGCTTCTACACGCAGCGGCAGATGAGGATTGACGGTCCCGGGGTCGTTCACCCAGTGACCGCGCGTGCGGTCCCCATGCTTGAGTTCGAACTGGGTGAGCCAATCAACGCTTTTTATCATGAGGAGCGTTCTCTAAAGAAAAGCCCGGAAGTGACTCTCGTCGGCCCACAGACACATCGCCGAGTCGATCTCCTGCTTCGCGGGGCTCTTGAACATTTCGTGATCATGTTTCAGCCAGATGGTCTCTCCCGTCTGTTCTCGGTACCCATGGGGGAACTAACCGACGAGGACTTCGACGGCCATGCGGTTCTTGGAACGGCTATTTCAGAGGTCTATCAACGCCTGGGCGATTGCAAAACGTTTGAGGAGCGGGTGAGTTTCGTCGACGCTTTCCTGCTGCGCCGCGCGCTCACTTCGTCAAGCCACGATGCAATCTCGGTCGCGGCAAATCGAATTCTTTTGCGTGGAGGACGAGTAGCGGTCACAGATCTGGCGGACCGCGCTGGGTTGAGCACCCGCCAGTTTCAGCGGAGATTTATGCAACAGGTGGGGATGCGTCCCAAACTCTTTGGCCGGATTGCGAGGTTCGAGGCGGCGCTCGACGGCAAGGCGCGCTTCGCGGCGAAATCCTGGACAGACGTGGCGCACCAATTCGGGTACCACGATCAGATGCACATGGTTCACGACTTTGGAGAGTTCACCGGTGAGACACCCACGAAGACACTGAGTCAACTAAAGGCGGTGTTCTCGGGACGTCTGCTGACAGCCCGATCGACGGAAACTTCTGAGACAGATGACGGAGATCCCCGGGTGTTCTTCTAG
- a CDS encoding M20 metallopeptidase family protein, whose protein sequence is MLKTHFAFLLLAVTCSILCNAEALVRSDGPITDTEINAAIDRDTTAMIELRHQVHQHPELSNREFETSKLVAERLRALGLDVQTGIAHTGVVGVLKGAKPGPVIAVRSELDALPVTEESSLPFKSTVRTTYNDQDVGVAHACGHDVHIAAILGVASVLASMRNQLRGTVIFVFQPAEEGPPTGEEGGAALMLKEGLFRKLKPEAVFGMHALGTVDVGQVHYWLGAAAASDSNFQISFHGKQAHAAFPQESIDPVVMAAEAVMELQTIRTRNIAPSDVAVLSVSTIHSGVRVNITPDLATLSGTIRTFDDKVDERIERRMGEVVQSIAQGNGGSAEMKFYDRCPALINDLGLTKRSLSSLKRAAGESEVMLASPVMAADDFAEFGKVVPGFFFSFGTQKPGTISGINHAKNFVADDSSIPLAMRAMTYVLVDYLQGKNAE, encoded by the coding sequence ATGCTCAAAACGCATTTCGCATTTCTTCTCCTCGCAGTAACGTGTTCCATTCTCTGCAATGCTGAAGCGCTAGTTAGAAGCGACGGCCCGATCACGGATACTGAGATCAATGCCGCGATCGATCGCGACACAACGGCGATGATTGAGCTCCGGCATCAAGTACATCAGCATCCGGAGCTATCGAACCGCGAATTTGAGACTTCGAAGCTCGTCGCCGAACGGCTTCGTGCGCTTGGGTTGGACGTGCAGACGGGCATTGCGCATACCGGGGTGGTAGGAGTCCTGAAGGGCGCAAAGCCAGGGCCGGTGATCGCGGTAAGGTCGGAGCTCGATGCGCTGCCGGTTACGGAAGAGAGCTCTCTGCCCTTCAAGTCTACGGTTCGTACGACTTACAACGATCAGGATGTAGGTGTCGCTCACGCGTGTGGTCACGATGTTCACATCGCCGCGATTCTTGGCGTGGCCAGCGTACTCGCCTCCATGCGAAATCAGCTTCGAGGGACGGTCATATTCGTCTTTCAACCTGCGGAGGAGGGTCCTCCCACGGGCGAAGAAGGTGGGGCCGCGTTGATGCTGAAAGAAGGTCTCTTCCGAAAACTCAAGCCGGAGGCAGTCTTTGGAATGCATGCGCTTGGAACTGTGGATGTCGGACAAGTGCACTATTGGCTTGGTGCCGCTGCCGCATCGGACAGCAACTTCCAAATTTCCTTTCATGGCAAACAGGCACATGCGGCATTCCCGCAGGAGTCGATTGACCCGGTCGTGATGGCGGCGGAAGCCGTGATGGAACTGCAAACGATTCGCACTCGGAACATAGCGCCCAGCGATGTGGCAGTTCTAAGCGTATCGACCATTCACAGCGGGGTGCGCGTCAATATCACTCCAGACCTGGCCACTCTTAGCGGAACCATCCGAACGTTTGACGACAAAGTAGATGAAAGGATCGAGCGTCGGATGGGAGAGGTCGTCCAAAGCATTGCCCAAGGCAATGGCGGCTCGGCGGAGATGAAGTTCTATGACCGGTGCCCGGCACTGATCAACGATCTCGGGCTCACAAAGAGAAGCTTATCCTCGCTCAAACGAGCGGCCGGGGAGTCGGAAGTCATGCTCGCATCACCGGTCATGGCGGCGGACGACTTTGCAGAGTTTGGGAAGGTTGTCCCTGGATTCTTCTTTTCGTTCGGGACCCAGAAGCCGGGAACGATCTCTGGCATCAACCATGCAAAGAACTTTGTCGCCGACGATTCATCGATCCCACTGGCCATGCGCGCAATGACTTACGTCCTTGTCGATTATCTTCAAGGCAAAAACGCGGAATAA
- a CDS encoding Cif family virulence factor codes for MNSTPSFNLLPQTGKASPLNPAQWRSRSIGALVLSMIVGLSVGLSSAQDKSAGKQISMRNAVVATPVSATAETAPVTQDVDNGVQTFLKAFVAAMNAHDPEAFFRLQAEDCATVNRTGRFFRDRASLKIQIERLLKQSFKDYQFPPFRILHQRSLTPELVILQAAWQNPSLEPPPAPPVSDMVVTFLLKKSGSVWLAEEVDSHNVEGLPAVPGETQVFPSAGATKP; via the coding sequence ATGAATTCGACGCCTAGTTTTAATTTACTTCCTCAAACCGGAAAAGCATCTCCCCTCAATCCCGCACAGTGGCGCTCACGATCGATTGGAGCGCTTGTGCTATCGATGATCGTTGGCCTCTCCGTGGGACTGTCTTCGGCGCAGGACAAGTCTGCCGGCAAGCAGATCTCGATGCGCAACGCCGTTGTGGCTACGCCAGTTTCCGCAACCGCGGAGACAGCTCCCGTGACACAGGATGTTGACAATGGTGTGCAGACCTTTCTCAAAGCCTTTGTGGCGGCAATGAACGCCCACGATCCAGAAGCCTTTTTCCGCCTGCAGGCCGAGGATTGCGCCACCGTGAATCGCACCGGTAGATTCTTCCGCGACCGGGCCTCCCTCAAGATACAAATCGAAAGGCTGCTCAAGCAGTCGTTCAAGGATTACCAGTTTCCACCGTTCCGCATCCTTCATCAACGTTCGCTCACACCTGAACTTGTGATCTTGCAGGCAGCCTGGCAAAACCCCTCCCTGGAGCCTCCCCCAGCGCCACCGGTAAGCGACATGGTTGTCACATTTCTACTGAAAAAGAGTGGAAGCGTATGGCTGGCAGAAGAAGTGGATTCGCATAACGTAGAGGGACTGCCTGCCGTTCCCGGAGAGACTCAAGTCTTTCCGTCCGCTGGCGCAACGAAACCATGA